In the Bacillus shivajii genome, one interval contains:
- the hemA gene encoding glutamyl-tRNA reductase yields MHILVVSLNYKTTPVEIREKFTFQEDLDRALIKLRQSKSILECVIVSTCNRTEIYVVADQLHTGRYYTKAFLSDWFDISKEEFTPYLQIREDEHAIEHLFRVSCGLDSMVLGETQILGQVRDGFNHAQQEGTTGTIFNHLFKQAVTLAKRAHSETAIGENAVSVSYAAVELGKKIFGDFSDKKVLIMGAGKMSELTAKHLSANGINDITVMNRTIERAEELANKFQGRASSMSSMVDSLQETDILISSTGSKEYVVTKETVEKLVKKRKGRPLFLVDIAVPRDLDPELEDIENVYLYDIDDLQGIVAQNLEERKQEAEKIELMIEEELVDFSHWLDTLGVVPVITALRGKALSVQSQTMESLERKLSHLSDREKKVIRKHMKSIVNQLLRDPISAVKELPEEENSEELLQFIMKVFALENELKEQEQLPQCEIQINKAERKWNVEKRKAKLACQNEAVARSI; encoded by the coding sequence ATGCACATCCTTGTTGTCAGTTTGAATTATAAAACAACTCCAGTTGAAATACGAGAAAAATTTACGTTTCAAGAGGATTTGGATCGTGCTTTGATAAAGCTTCGCCAATCAAAGAGCATTCTCGAATGTGTGATTGTTTCGACTTGTAACCGTACAGAGATTTACGTGGTAGCTGATCAGCTTCATACAGGTCGTTATTATACAAAAGCATTTTTATCTGATTGGTTTGATATTTCAAAAGAAGAGTTCACACCATACCTTCAAATTCGCGAGGACGAGCATGCAATTGAGCATCTATTCCGAGTTTCTTGTGGATTAGACAGCATGGTTTTAGGTGAGACTCAAATTCTAGGTCAAGTACGTGACGGCTTTAATCATGCGCAACAAGAAGGTACAACTGGAACAATTTTTAATCATTTATTTAAGCAAGCCGTTACATTAGCAAAGCGTGCTCATTCTGAGACAGCGATTGGTGAAAATGCTGTTTCTGTTAGCTATGCAGCAGTAGAACTAGGAAAGAAGATCTTCGGAGACTTTTCTGATAAAAAAGTGCTTATTATGGGCGCAGGGAAGATGAGTGAGCTGACTGCCAAGCATTTGAGTGCAAATGGAATTAATGACATTACGGTAATGAACCGTACAATTGAGCGAGCAGAAGAATTAGCAAATAAGTTTCAAGGCCGTGCAAGCAGCATGAGTTCAATGGTAGACTCACTGCAAGAAACGGATATTTTGATAAGTTCGACAGGATCAAAAGAATACGTTGTTACAAAAGAAACGGTCGAAAAGCTAGTGAAAAAAAGAAAAGGCCGTCCGTTATTTTTAGTAGACATCGCAGTGCCGAGAGATTTAGATCCTGAACTAGAGGATATTGAAAACGTATATTTATATGATATTGACGATTTACAAGGAATTGTAGCTCAGAATTTAGAAGAGCGTAAACAAGAAGCAGAAAAAATCGAATTGATGATTGAAGAAGAGCTTGTTGACTTTAGTCATTGGCTTGATACATTAGGGGTAGTTCCTGTTATTACAGCTCTTCGTGGTAAAGCGTTATCAGTACAATCACAGACAATGGAAAGCTTAGAACGAAAGCTTTCACATTTATCTGATCGAGAGAAGAAAGTTATTCGTAAGCATATGAAGAGTATTGTTAATCAGCTGTTACGTGACCCAATTTCTGCTGTAAAAGAGCTACCAGAGGAAGAAAACTCTGAAGAACTACTACAATTCATTATGAAAGTTTTCGCATTGGAAAACGAATTAAAAGAGCAAGAACAGCTTCCACAATGCGAAATCCAAATTAATAAAGCAGAACGCAAGTGGAATGTTGAAAAGCGAAAAGCAAAATTAGCTTGTCAAAATGAGGCTGTTGCCCGCTCTATATAG
- a CDS encoding LiaF transmembrane domain-containing protein: MRRNNFLPGIILISTGLYFLLKQFDITLPYANVIFTWPSILVFIGLVMAFQGFSNRDDSKMFTGATLLGLGVLFHGVHTYGTWGYHWGYFTLIVAIAFLMKYFVNKRDGLTPAMILFAITAFALFSSEVSEWIRTFAGGFESLWPVLLIAIGVYLLFFRKK, translated from the coding sequence TTGCGACGTAATAATTTTCTTCCTGGAATTATCCTTATTAGTACCGGCCTTTACTTTCTATTAAAGCAGTTCGATATAACACTGCCATACGCTAATGTGATCTTCACATGGCCTTCGATCCTTGTTTTTATCGGTCTAGTCATGGCTTTTCAAGGCTTTTCAAATCGTGATGATAGTAAAATGTTTACGGGGGCTACATTACTAGGGCTTGGCGTATTATTTCATGGTGTCCACACATATGGAACATGGGGATACCATTGGGGTTATTTTACACTAATTGTAGCGATTGCTTTTTTAATGAAATATTTTGTGAATAAACGTGATGGATTGACGCCAGCAATGATATTATTTGCGATTACTGCCTTTGCTTTATTTTCAAGTGAAGTCTCTGAGTGGATTCGAACATTTGCAGGTGGCTTTGAATCCTTGTGGCCCGTTTTACTTATCGCCATTGGAGTTTATCTATTGTTTTTTAGAAAGAAATAA
- a CDS encoding tyrosine-type recombinase/integrase, whose translation MKKQYADSSHILNSFENYLAEIGRSENTIKTYCGVIQSYFCWLEAEGKSVKGLEKQDVQQYLDYLQTKQRSPSTIKKVLNTLHTFAKSLGHTHLVKDVQYHEESKNQLPPDCLSADEKDQLLKNIIADGNKRNVAIVQLLLSTGIRVSELCALNITDIKINEKNQTGQLTVSSTRKKMERTMLLSKTVVSYINDYLKSRSDNEEALFLSNYQKRISPRTVQHTLQQYGVHPHILRHTFCYDLIRKGMDLSIVQQLAGHSNIHVTKQYVTERSDKKHA comes from the coding sequence TTGAAAAAACAATATGCTGACTCATCACATATCTTGAATTCTTTTGAAAACTATCTCGCTGAAATAGGTAGATCTGAAAACACGATTAAAACGTACTGTGGGGTTATTCAATCCTATTTTTGCTGGCTTGAAGCTGAAGGGAAGTCTGTTAAGGGCCTAGAAAAGCAAGATGTTCAGCAATACCTAGATTACTTACAAACGAAACAGAGAAGCCCATCTACAATTAAAAAAGTATTGAATACACTTCATACGTTTGCCAAATCATTAGGGCATACGCATCTCGTTAAAGATGTTCAATATCATGAAGAAAGTAAGAATCAACTTCCGCCAGATTGTTTATCGGCTGATGAGAAGGATCAATTACTGAAAAATATTATTGCAGATGGAAATAAAAGAAATGTTGCGATTGTCCAACTTTTACTAAGTACTGGTATCCGTGTCTCAGAACTATGTGCATTAAATATAACAGATATTAAAATCAATGAAAAAAATCAAACAGGGCAACTAACAGTTAGTAGTACTCGTAAGAAAATGGAGCGAACAATGCTTCTATCTAAAACTGTTGTCTCCTATATTAATGACTATTTAAAATCAAGAAGTGACAATGAAGAAGCACTTTTTTTATCAAACTATCAAAAGAGGATCTCACCTCGGACCGTTCAGCACACATTGCAACAGTATGGTGTCCATCCTCATATTTTAAGGCACACTTTTTGTTATGACCTTATTCGAAAAGGAATGGACTTATCCATCGTTCAACAGCTTGCTGGTCATTCAAATATTCATGTAACGAAACAATATGTGACGGAACGTTCTGACAAGAAGCATGCATAA
- a CDS encoding amino acid ABC transporter ATP-binding protein, whose product MIRVEKLNKSFGDLHVLKDVDLTVNESDVVCLIGASGSGKSTLLRCLNFLEIKDNGKVIFAGEEIDPKNNDLNKVRQKVGMVFQHFNLFPHKTVLENVIEAPIMVKKLAKKVAIEEGKQLLDKVGLSDKYDVYPSKLSGGQKQRVAIARALAMKPEIMLFDEPTSALDPELVGEVLETMKDLASEGMTMVVVTHEMGFAKEVADYTAYMHDGIIVEYGASVDVFENPQEERTKEFLSKVL is encoded by the coding sequence ATGATTCGAGTGGAGAAATTGAATAAATCTTTTGGTGACCTACATGTATTGAAAGATGTCGATTTGACAGTAAATGAAAGTGATGTTGTCTGTCTTATTGGTGCGAGTGGTTCAGGAAAAAGTACTTTACTACGATGTCTAAATTTCTTGGAAATTAAAGATAATGGGAAAGTAATTTTTGCAGGCGAAGAAATTGATCCAAAGAACAATGATTTAAATAAAGTTCGGCAAAAAGTAGGGATGGTTTTTCAACATTTTAATTTGTTCCCTCATAAAACAGTGCTAGAAAATGTCATAGAAGCTCCGATCATGGTGAAGAAACTAGCTAAAAAGGTTGCCATAGAAGAGGGAAAACAATTACTAGATAAAGTTGGCCTAAGTGATAAATATGATGTTTACCCTTCGAAATTGTCTGGAGGACAAAAACAACGAGTAGCCATTGCTAGGGCTCTAGCGATGAAGCCTGAAATTATGTTGTTTGATGAACCTACGTCAGCCCTTGATCCGGAACTTGTTGGTGAAGTACTTGAAACGATGAAAGATCTTGCTTCAGAAGGAATGACGATGGTTGTCGTTACCCATGAAATGGGATTTGCAAAAGAAGTCGCTGATTATACTGCATATATGCATGACGGCATAATCGTTGAATATGGTGCATCTGTTGATGTGTTTGAAAATCCACAGGAAGAACGTACGAAGGAATTTTTAAGTAAAGTTTTATAA
- a CDS encoding amino acid ABC transporter permease: MFDFNTFYSELLRTWPFFFEAAWLTLRLTVAAVIIGTGIGLVVALLKLSTIKPFNWVANIYITVIRGTPLIVQIFVLYFGLSGGFQLSDFWAVAFALAVHNSAYIAEIFRGAIQSIDNGQMEAGRSLGMNYGLSMRRIIMPQASRRAVPPLGNQFIIALKDSSLGAFVAMPELFRTAQNIAAGTLNTMETYIIVALYYLALVMILTLIVNKVEERLAVSEK, from the coding sequence ATTTTTGATTTTAATACATTTTATAGTGAATTATTACGAACATGGCCATTCTTTTTTGAAGCAGCTTGGTTAACTTTACGGCTGACAGTTGCGGCGGTTATTATTGGTACTGGTATTGGACTAGTTGTAGCACTTTTAAAACTATCAACGATCAAACCTTTTAATTGGGTTGCGAATATTTACATAACAGTTATTCGTGGAACGCCGTTGATCGTTCAAATCTTCGTATTATACTTTGGGTTATCAGGGGGATTTCAATTATCCGACTTTTGGGCGGTGGCTTTTGCATTAGCCGTACATAACTCAGCATATATTGCAGAGATATTCCGGGGAGCCATTCAATCAATTGATAATGGACAAATGGAAGCAGGACGTTCACTAGGCATGAATTATGGCTTGTCAATGCGTCGAATCATTATGCCACAAGCTAGTCGTAGAGCAGTTCCTCCATTAGGGAATCAATTTATTATTGCCTTAAAAGATTCATCATTAGGTGCGTTTGTGGCAATGCCTGAACTATTTCGGACAGCGCAAAATATAGCTGCAGGTACTTTGAATACGATGGAGACATATATTATCGTAGCATTATATTATTTAGCCTTAGTTATGATTTTAACGTTAATCGTTAATAAGGTTGAAGAACGTCTAGCTGTTAGTGAAAAATAG
- a CDS encoding transporter substrate-binding domain-containing protein, which translates to MNRLWKRALPITLGATLLLTACGESDEDASSGEDGESLFIDAGKFVYALSGEYRPFSYVDENNELTGFDVDIGKAIAEELGVEGEPYQISFSGIIPGLQDDRYDAIIGSMGITEERKESVDFSDPYYISGAQLYVRPDSDLTSIEDVDEDTNVAVALATTYEDMIQDYTTDVSTYDSDVIALQALAEGRHDAVVTDRLVGLINIEEQDLNLEMAGELIDTDYMGIAVKKGNEDLLEAINEALQAIKDNGSYLEISEHYFNEDISQE; encoded by the coding sequence ATGAATAGATTATGGAAAAGAGCTCTACCTATAACTTTAGGAGCAACTTTACTTTTAACAGCTTGTGGTGAAAGTGATGAAGATGCTAGTTCAGGAGAAGACGGGGAATCTCTATTTATAGACGCAGGAAAGTTTGTCTATGCATTGTCAGGTGAATATCGCCCTTTTAGTTATGTCGATGAAAATAACGAACTAACTGGTTTTGATGTAGATATCGGAAAGGCGATTGCTGAAGAACTAGGTGTTGAAGGAGAACCATACCAAATATCATTTTCTGGAATTATTCCTGGCCTTCAAGATGATCGTTACGATGCAATCATAGGTAGTATGGGAATTACAGAAGAACGAAAAGAGTCTGTAGATTTCTCTGACCCTTATTATATCTCTGGTGCACAGTTGTATGTTCGTCCAGATAGTGACTTAACTTCAATAGAAGATGTAGATGAAGACACGAATGTTGCCGTGGCTTTGGCAACTACGTATGAAGACATGATTCAAGACTACACTACGGATGTATCGACATATGACTCTGATGTTATCGCGTTACAAGCGCTTGCAGAAGGCCGCCATGATGCCGTTGTTACAGACCGTCTTGTAGGACTTATTAATATTGAAGAGCAAGACCTTAATCTTGAAATGGCCGGCGAGTTAATTGATACAGATTATATGGGAATTGCAGTGAAAAAGGGGAATGAAGATTTACTAGAAGCGATTAATGAAGCTTTACAAGCAATCAAAGATAACGGCTCATATTTAGAAATTAGTGAGCACTACTTTAATGAAGACATTAGTCAAGAATAA
- the yihA gene encoding ribosome biogenesis GTP-binding protein YihA/YsxC, producing the protein MKVTKAEIVISAAKGHQFPEGPFPEVALSGRSNVGKSSFINTVLNRKGLARTSQRPGKTQTLNFYNINDRLHFVDVPGYGYAKVSKAEREAWGRVMEQYFQEREQLKGVVQLIDVRHKPTADDVMMYEWLKYHEHPVIVVATKADKIGKSKWEKHKKIIREELEMDPSDTIILFSSETGHGKDKAWKEMERLLFS; encoded by the coding sequence ATGAAAGTAACGAAAGCAGAAATAGTCATTAGTGCAGCAAAAGGTCATCAGTTTCCGGAAGGGCCCTTTCCAGAGGTGGCCCTTTCTGGACGTTCCAATGTCGGAAAGTCATCGTTTATTAATACTGTTTTAAATCGCAAAGGTCTAGCAAGAACATCACAGCGTCCAGGAAAAACCCAGACTCTCAATTTTTACAATATCAATGATCGGCTTCATTTTGTTGATGTACCTGGGTACGGCTATGCGAAAGTTTCGAAAGCAGAACGTGAAGCATGGGGACGTGTCATGGAGCAATATTTTCAGGAACGAGAACAGCTTAAAGGTGTTGTTCAACTGATTGATGTTCGTCACAAGCCAACTGCCGACGACGTCATGATGTACGAATGGCTTAAGTACCACGAGCACCCTGTTATTGTCGTTGCAACAAAGGCAGATAAAATTGGGAAAAGTAAGTGGGAAAAGCATAAAAAAATTATAAGAGAAGAATTAGAGATGGATCCATCTGACACGATCATCCTTTTCTCGTCTGAAACTGGACATGGAAAAGATAAAGCGTGGAAAGAAATGGAGCGTCTTTTATTCTCATAA
- the lon gene encoding endopeptidase La, whose amino-acid sequence MSENTQKKLPLLPLRGLLVYPTMVLHLDVGRDKSVEALEQAMVDEHEIFLATQKEISVDEPDEEDVYKVGTLAKVNQMLKLPNGTIRVLVEGIQRGNVQEFIEHDNFFEVNVELLEERQEATVEEQALMRNVLEQFEQYIQLSKKISQETLASVSDIIEPGRLADIIASHLPLKVAQKQDILETIDLEERLQKILRILSNEKEVLGLEKKIGQRVKKSMEKTQKEYYLREQMKAIQKELGEKEGKEGELAELREKIEAANMPEAIEEKALKELKRFDKVPSSSAESSVIRNYIEWLVQIPWTNETEDLLDIHRSQQVLDEDHYGLEKVKERVLEYLAVQQLTNELKGPILCLAGPPGVGKTSLARSIARSLGRNFVRISLGGVRDEAEIRGHRRTYVGAMPGRIIQGMKKAGSVNPVFLLDEIDKMASDFRGDPSSAMLEVLDPEQNNSFSDHFIEEPYDLSKTMFVTTANNIGAIPAPLMDRMEVIHIAGYTEIEKLQIAKEYLLPKQVKDHGLTKGKLQVKEDAILKIVRYYTREAGVRSLERQMATVCRKAAKMIVSGEKKRVVVTENTVESLLGKPKFRYGKAEREDQIGAATGLAYTTGGGDTLTIEVSLSPGKGKLTLTGKLGDVMKESAHAAFSYIRSKSEELSIDPDFNEKNDIHIHVPEGAVPKDGPSAGITMATALISALTGRAVKKEVGMTGEITLRGRVLPIGGLKEKSMSAHRAGLTHIIMPKDNEKDLEDIPESVRKDLTFIPVTHLDEVLNQALVGKKK is encoded by the coding sequence ATGAGTGAAAATACTCAAAAAAAGCTTCCGTTGTTGCCGTTAAGAGGCTTACTCGTTTATCCAACAATGGTGCTTCATTTAGATGTTGGACGGGATAAATCCGTTGAAGCATTAGAGCAGGCAATGGTTGACGAGCATGAAATCTTTTTGGCGACACAAAAAGAAATTTCAGTCGATGAACCAGATGAAGAGGATGTATATAAAGTTGGAACATTAGCGAAAGTAAATCAAATGCTAAAGCTTCCAAATGGGACAATTCGAGTTCTCGTCGAAGGAATTCAACGTGGAAATGTTCAAGAATTTATTGAACATGATAACTTTTTCGAAGTAAATGTTGAGTTGCTAGAAGAGCGGCAAGAAGCAACGGTTGAAGAACAAGCGCTCATGCGTAACGTATTAGAGCAGTTTGAACAATATATTCAGCTTTCAAAAAAGATCTCGCAAGAAACCCTTGCTTCAGTTTCAGATATTATTGAGCCTGGTCGGTTAGCAGATATTATTGCGTCACACTTGCCATTAAAAGTTGCTCAAAAACAAGATATACTAGAAACAATTGATTTAGAAGAGCGTCTTCAGAAAATTTTACGCATATTAAGTAATGAAAAAGAAGTGTTAGGCCTTGAGAAGAAAATTGGCCAACGCGTTAAAAAATCGATGGAAAAAACACAAAAAGAATATTACTTACGTGAACAAATGAAGGCGATTCAAAAAGAGCTAGGAGAAAAAGAAGGAAAAGAAGGTGAACTTGCTGAACTTCGTGAAAAAATAGAAGCAGCGAACATGCCTGAAGCAATTGAAGAAAAAGCATTAAAAGAACTAAAAAGGTTTGATAAGGTTCCTTCAAGCTCTGCAGAAAGCTCAGTGATTAGAAACTATATTGAATGGCTCGTTCAAATTCCTTGGACAAATGAAACTGAAGACCTGCTTGATATTCACCGTTCCCAACAAGTGTTAGATGAAGACCATTATGGACTTGAAAAAGTGAAAGAACGCGTATTAGAATATTTAGCTGTACAGCAGTTAACAAATGAATTAAAAGGACCGATCCTATGTCTTGCAGGACCTCCAGGAGTAGGTAAAACATCTCTAGCTCGTTCGATCGCGCGTTCATTAGGAAGAAACTTTGTACGAATTTCACTTGGTGGTGTTCGTGATGAAGCTGAAATTCGTGGACACCGACGCACATATGTTGGAGCGATGCCAGGGCGAATCATTCAAGGGATGAAAAAAGCAGGTTCGGTAAACCCTGTATTCTTACTTGATGAAATTGATAAAATGGCTAGTGACTTTAGAGGTGATCCGTCCTCAGCTATGCTTGAAGTGCTCGACCCTGAGCAAAACAATAGCTTTAGTGATCACTTCATCGAAGAGCCGTATGATCTTTCGAAAACAATGTTTGTCACAACAGCAAATAATATTGGAGCTATCCCTGCACCATTAATGGATCGTATGGAAGTGATCCACATTGCAGGTTACACAGAAATTGAAAAACTCCAAATCGCAAAGGAATATTTGTTACCAAAACAAGTAAAAGATCACGGTCTAACAAAAGGAAAGCTTCAAGTAAAAGAAGACGCTATTTTAAAAATTGTCCGGTATTACACTCGTGAAGCGGGAGTCCGTAGCTTGGAACGTCAAATGGCAACGGTATGCCGAAAAGCAGCGAAGATGATTGTATCAGGTGAGAAAAAGCGCGTTGTCGTTACAGAAAACACTGTAGAGTCACTTCTTGGTAAACCGAAATTCCGTTACGGGAAGGCAGAAAGAGAAGACCAAATCGGTGCAGCAACAGGCTTAGCTTATACAACAGGTGGAGGAGACACACTTACGATCGAAGTGTCTTTATCTCCGGGGAAAGGAAAGTTAACTTTAACAGGAAAACTTGGCGATGTAATGAAAGAATCTGCTCATGCAGCATTTAGTTATATTCGTTCAAAATCAGAAGAACTTTCCATCGATCCAGATTTTAATGAGAAAAATGATATTCATATTCACGTTCCTGAAGGAGCTGTTCCGAAAGATGGGCCATCTGCTGGGATTACAATGGCAACAGCGCTAATTTCTGCCCTCACCGGACGAGCGGTTAAAAAAGAAGTTGGTATGACAGGTGAAATTACATTACGTGGCCGAGTTTTACCAATCGGTGGTTTGAAGGAAAAATCAATGAGCGCTCATCGCGCAGGTCTTACGCATATAATTATGCCAAAAGATAATGAAAAGGACTTAGAAGATATTCCTGAAAGTGTACGTAAAGATTTAACTTTCATTCCTGTTACACATTTAGATGAAGTATTAAATCAAGCGTTAGTGGGGAAAAAGAAATGA
- the lonB gene encoding ATP-dependent protease LonB, producing MNITGLAFMIQLFFGVVIGLYFWNLLKNQRTQRVSVDKESRKEMEQLRKMRTVRLSEPLSEKIRPQSFDDIVGQRDGIRSLKAALCGPNPQHVLIYGPPGVGKTAAARLVLEEAKVNEHSPFKRDSVFIELDGATARFDERGIADPLIGSVHDPIYQGAGAMGQAGIPQPKQGAVTKAHGGMLFIDEIGELHSIQLNKLLKVLEDRRVFLESAYYSEENNQIPDHIHDIFKNGLPADFRMIGATTRTPEEIPPAIRSRCMEVYFRQLTPPEISIVAEKAVKKIGATVENGVFDFVSRYATNGREAVNIIQIAAGMATSEERKNITVKDVEWVIHSSQRAPRPEKRIHPEDKVGFVNGLGVFGPNMGAVLDIEVTVMDNPGKGTVNITGIAEEESTGNHTKQVKRKSMAKGSVENVLTVLRNMGIDTFNYDIHVNFPGGIPVDGPSAGISMATAIYSAIHKLPVLHEVAMTGEIGIHGHVKPVGGVVAKVEAAKLAGASKVIIPKGNYQSILKDIEGMEIYPVETLDEVFDLALLTETDAEDLKENQMLPAAASFALNQSGGLS from the coding sequence ATGAATATTACGGGACTGGCCTTTATGATCCAGTTGTTTTTTGGGGTTGTGATCGGCCTTTACTTTTGGAACCTTTTAAAGAACCAACGTACACAAAGAGTATCTGTTGATAAAGAATCACGTAAGGAAATGGAACAGTTAAGAAAAATGCGAACGGTTAGATTGAGTGAACCACTTTCAGAAAAGATTCGGCCGCAATCGTTTGATGATATTGTCGGACAACGTGACGGTATTCGTTCCTTAAAAGCCGCGTTATGTGGACCGAACCCTCAGCATGTTTTAATTTATGGCCCTCCCGGAGTCGGTAAAACTGCGGCTGCAAGGCTCGTACTTGAAGAAGCAAAAGTTAATGAACATTCTCCTTTTAAACGGGACTCTGTCTTTATTGAATTAGATGGTGCAACCGCTCGATTTGACGAACGTGGAATTGCAGACCCGCTTATTGGCTCAGTCCATGATCCGATTTATCAAGGGGCAGGAGCAATGGGGCAAGCTGGGATCCCACAACCGAAGCAAGGAGCAGTGACGAAAGCCCATGGAGGAATGTTATTTATTGATGAGATCGGTGAACTTCACTCGATTCAATTAAATAAATTATTAAAAGTACTAGAAGATCGTCGAGTTTTTCTTGAAAGTGCATACTATAGCGAAGAAAATAACCAAATACCAGACCATATACATGATATTTTTAAAAATGGTTTACCAGCTGATTTTAGAATGATTGGCGCAACAACGCGAACACCTGAAGAAATTCCTCCGGCGATAAGATCAAGATGTATGGAGGTTTACTTCCGACAATTAACACCACCTGAAATTTCTATAGTTGCTGAAAAAGCAGTAAAAAAGATTGGTGCAACAGTTGAAAATGGTGTTTTCGACTTTGTATCGCGATACGCGACAAATGGACGTGAAGCAGTTAATATTATTCAAATTGCAGCTGGTATGGCAACAAGTGAAGAACGAAAAAACATAACTGTAAAAGATGTAGAATGGGTCATTCATTCTAGTCAGCGAGCACCACGACCAGAAAAACGAATTCACCCAGAAGACAAAGTCGGTTTCGTAAATGGTCTCGGTGTTTTCGGACCGAACATGGGGGCAGTATTAGACATTGAAGTTACAGTTATGGATAACCCGGGTAAAGGAACAGTAAACATTACAGGGATCGCTGAAGAAGAGAGTACTGGAAATCACACGAAACAAGTGAAACGAAAAAGTATGGCAAAAGGGTCTGTTGAAAACGTACTTACAGTACTACGTAATATGGGAATAGATACATTTAACTATGATATTCATGTCAACTTCCCAGGTGGAATTCCTGTAGACGGTCCATCTGCTGGAATATCTATGGCGACGGCGATTTATTCAGCCATTCATAAACTTCCTGTACTACATGAAGTTGCTATGACAGGTGAAATTGGTATTCATGGGCATGTAAAACCAGTTGGTGGAGTCGTTGCAAAAGTAGAAGCTGCGAAGTTGGCAGGGGCATCAAAAGTTATTATTCCAAAAGGTAACTATCAGTCGATTTTAAAGGACATTGAAGGAATGGAAATCTATCCAGTTGAAACGTTAGATGAAGTCTTTGATTTAGCTTTATTAACTGAAACAGATGCTGAAGACCTAAAAGAAAATCAAATGCTTCCAGCTGCAGCTTCTTTTGCACTAAACCAATCTGGTGGTTTATCGTAA